One Arachis hypogaea cultivar Tifrunner chromosome 18, arahy.Tifrunner.gnm2.J5K5, whole genome shotgun sequence genomic window, TCATACATGTTTGGGAGCATTTCTCCAGTGATCAAGAGCAGCATGGGATACAATCAGCAACAAGTGGCGTTCTTGAGTGTTGCAAAGGATCTTGGTGACAACGTTGGACTCCTTGCTGGTAAGATCAGTGAGGTTTCACCAACTTGGAGGCTCATTCTTGTTGGGATTATTCACAATGTTTTTGGTTATGGCCTTGTTTGGCTTGTTGTCACTCATAGGCTTCCTTCTTTGCCTTTGTGGATggtaagttagttagttagttagttagttactcaATCCAAATTTCTTTCAATCCAAATTTCTTTCAGTAAATTGGTTCATCGATTCTACAAAAATATCTTCACTTAAAGATAATATTGTGAACAGTTagattgttagaatataattaggatcaattagcattatttagcatatctgaatatttattataggagattacgtctttattattacgattctcttagtatctataaatacccttttatattgtatcattctagacaacttgaatacactcaataatacacaaatcgcTCTTCCAGTTGAAGATAATTGAACTATCTAACTGTTtacaatatcaatttttttataaaaatgtgaagtAGCTACTATCATAAATTAGTATAATGTGATacgttaatttttaatatttttctagtttaaaacgATTCTTTTCTTAAACCATTTCTTACAAATAGTTTAATGCCTAATGACACTTaagatatttatattttagttatcatttttgtataaaaatatttttatgtaaataatatttttaaaatatgtcacaattgttcaattttaatttatgcgTAAAATCAACGAAGTACATTTTAGAAACTTACTCTTTGATTTTGTTAATTGTTGAAATCCTAATATTGCATTTTTTCGGTTAATTTTTGAAGTTGAATTAGGTATAGTCTTAAGATTAACGAATGATTAGTGCATTATTACTCTTTTAGGTTTAAACTATATATGTCTAATATTATTTCTCAATTATTACCCCCTTAATAGTGCTATATATTGTTTACTATTTTATAGTTCTCACCAATTTCTTTGTCCTGTTCAAGAAGTTGTTGAATTGTGGAGAGGCTTAGAATGACCacaaagtgtttgataaaattcctAAACGAAAAAATTCAGCATTTGATCTATTATAAACTTGAGAGCCTTCACATAATATGTTATTATCATAGATCAACAAGGTCACATTTATCTTACCTAATTCATCTTACTATGCATTTTTAACTTGATTATATCTTGAGTTTCTTCTAAttgctatacttttttttttcccaaTTCATATTCTGTCAATACTTTCTTAACATGACAGTGATTTGCAGCTATGCTTTTTCATCTTCTTGGGACAAAATGGATCTACATATTACAACACGGCCGCGCTAGTTTCTTGTGTGCAAAGTTTCCCGGAGAGTCGAGGACCGGTGGTGGGGATACTGAAGGGTTTTGTTGGCTTAAGCGGCGCAATATGGACTCAAATTGTTGCCATGATCAGCTTCCCTGATCAAGCATCTCTGATTTTTGTCATAGCAGTTGGGCCTGCTATGGTTTCTTGCGCTCTCATGTTCATCATAAGGCCTGTTGAAAGCTACAACAAGCAATCTTCTAGATCCTCTGAGGATGGTTCTGGCTTCATGTTCATCTATAGCGTTTGCCTTCTATTAGCAGCATACCTTATGGGGGTTTTAATGCTAGAAAACATGTTCAATTTGGACCACAACACCATTACATTAATCGCGATTGTTTTGATCATTCTCATTTTGCTTCCAATTATAGTTCCTATCTTTATGATTTTCTTTACTCAACCTCAAAATCTAGATCAAGAAAGCCTTCTTCAACCAGAAACAAGAACAAGTACATCAACGCGTGTGGTAGATGATGAGACTAGTGCAAGTTCTTGCCTTGTCAAAGAAGATAAAGCTCAAAAGCAAACAGGGCTGCCAGTAACGGAAAGGCCAGGGAAAATTGTTAAGTTTCAAGCTAAGCTTTCGCGAGTAATCTCTGAAGCTGTGAAGAAATTGAAGCAGAAGAATGGGCCGCATCGAGGAGATGATTTCACCCTATCACAAGCATTGATGAAGGCTGATTTCTTGATCATGTTCTTCTCTATTGTCTTGGGGTGTGGATCAGGTTTGACAATGATCAACAACATGGGTCAGATTTGCCAGTCCTTGGGAGACAACAATGTCAATATGTATATATCAGTTATCAGCATATCAAACTTCCTCGGCCGAGTCGGCGGCGGCTTTTTCTCAGAGGTTATAGTAAGGTTTGCCTTCTTCCTTCTTGGTTTTGAATTTTAGTACAACCTAGTGTTTGATTGCGAGTTTTGATTTTGGATAGGAAAAACAGGATCAGAAGGGTTTGAAAGTTGAAGTGTAAAGCTTAGTTAATTTTATACTTCAGTTATTTCACATCCTTACCTTTCCCTCCAAGATCAAAACTCCAAATCCTATAATCCCTCTACTGATGTACCCTTTCCCCTAAATAGAAATTTTGCGTACTCGAGACTTCTAGCATTGGCAGTGGTTCAAGGAATGATGGCAGTGGGACTCTCCTACTATGCCATGGGTTTGGTTGGTCAAGTTTATGTAGTGGCCATATCAATGGGTTTTGGCTATGGTGCACACTGGTCAATTGCAATTGCTGCAGCTTCGGAGATATTTGGCTTGAAGAACTTTGGAACTTTGTACAATTTTCTCACTGTGGCTAGCCCAACCGGATCTCTATTTTTGTCCGGATTCGTCGCGAGCAAAATATATGACTACTATGCAGAGCAGCAAGCAAAACAGAGAATGCAGAGTCTTAAGGCCTCGTTGAACTTTACATTGCCTTATGTTGCAAGAAACGAAGAATCGCTTGTTTGTGAAGGAAACATATGCTTTTCCCTGACATGTATAATCTTCGCAGTGGTTTGTCTGTTCGCTGCAGCTTTGAGCTTGATCTTAGTCTGCCGGACTAAGAGGTTCTATGcgcaacttcatgtgaagtctcTATCTTGAGTAGTGTCACTAAGATTGCGTTCGAAAACTGTCTCAGGATAGAAATATAGACATCGAGCGACACAAAACCTATTTGCGCAAGAAAATAGGTGTGTCGGAATATATTTTTTGGCCACCATATAGGACAATGGAGACAGATTCAGTGTTTTTGAATTCAATGTCTTGAAGTTACAGAGATCCTAggtttgaatgttgtattggatgtgTACATGGTCTATTATGTGTAATTGTTGTGGCCTTTCTTGTCCAAGATTGTTATATTCATGTTGCCTGTGTGAGCTTGCTTATATAGAAATCCCGTCTTGGAGATCATATGCAAGAATcaaatcaaaacaataaaaagaaagaattttGTATCTCCTTTTACTCTTAGCTTGAAGATGTTTAAAACCCACTACATGTTTAAGGATATCAATTTTATGCAGTTGTACAATTAGATTTGTCCTTTTAAATGACTATTTATGCGGtcaatataaaaagtaattatttttattgatgtagcattatgtaattaaatacatatgtaaaactactttatattaaaagtacatcaaaattaaattctaaataagaATTTAACTTTGcaataaatcatattttaaaagatattttctaATTAGTTACGGGCTCCGTAATTGGAACCCAGGCCCTCTTGTCATTTTTGTGGATTTGGATATGTGTCATgttgtttgaaaagatattattgtatttattaTAGTGTGTGGGATATAAAATTGAAACGAGAATCAATTTGCGTTGATTGAGTGATAAACTCACTTATTCGTTTAAGCAAGTGTGAGAAATTTAAATTTCGCTTTGTACATGTAATAATTTTTTGGCCAACAGTAAacctttaaataaaattcagatctatgaCAAATTAATTTGTAGTCTGTTGAACTGAAAAATACCATAAATaccaaaaaagaaatttaaatcgAGAAAATGTAAAGAAAATAACAAAGCAATGGGGACCGTGAAATATTACTTTAATTACGGATGATGATATAGAGATGACATAATCTCACTTCTAAAAACATATTCTCAAACATTTACTATGAATAAAAAAAGATGATGGCTGCCAAATTTAAATCtaaccattaaaaaaaaaactaattttaattaggGTTGgacaataaaaattcagattttgaaatttaaattaaattcaaattaaattatttaaaaaaaattaattttaaataaaaaattcaaaccaaattgaatttcttttatattttgattttttaatctaaattatttaaataattttaaagactCATTTGgaaactttaaaaataattttttttgagtttttaacttatgaaagtagtagtattaatatttggtGCAAATTTCAAAGtcaaattatagttttttttaaaaattatttaaaaatttataaaaaaattaaaaaaataacctttctcataatattattactttttatcacatttcctttaaaataagtattttttgaactaaaaacttaaatacaaaataatttatttataaacaatttttaatataactatttattgtttaaattattttttcaaaaataacgtAATTTTAATCTGTATTAAGtaacttatttataattaatatgttTACTAAAACTGGCCCTAACTTATGTATTGTTTAAATTacgttttttttggtgactaaaattACGTTTACTCAAAAGTAACGTAATTAATATCTATTAAGTAACTTATTTATCTAAAAATCTATATTCAatttaaaatccaaaattaaaaaaaaaaaaaacctcatcTATGACTGAATTGGTGAATCCACAATCCAGTTTCACACGCACAACCGTGTTAATGGTCTTTCCTCTTCGGCTCTTCCCTCTTGGTGCTTCCTTGCTTCTGGATCAGTGGCTCAAGGATCTGAAAGCGAGCTTGCTTTGCTCCGTGTCGCCAAGGTCACTGGTGGTGCCCTCAATAAGCCCTCCAAGATGTAAAAGATCTGTTCTTTGATgggttgctttctttctttaacaGTTTGATTGCTTATGCATTTAAGGtgtttgtgttaatgccattttcattttggggttttttttttgttgcagcAAGGTTGTGAGGCTGTTCATTGCTCAAGTGTTGACAGTGATTTCTCAGAAGCAGAAGGCTATCTTGAGGAAGCTGCCTTTCGAGAGGCAATTGTTAAGGGTCAGTCTCCAGGTTCATTCATCTTTCATAATTCTATTCACTTTTAATATGATTACTTCCACTTTCTCACTTCACGAGTTTCCGGGGATTTGATTTCTTTAAAAAATCATGGGATGTGAAGATCTGAggattcaatttttaatattattggaAATGACTTccactttcttcttctgttctatCCCTTTTTGTTATGTGTTCTCTCTATCATTTGGATTTGTTTCCTTTTGCTGCcgtttcttttgtattttttttttaaaacaagagctcaacacaataaagtgAGCAAAAAGAACTAGCAATACACCACAAACCTACTAAAAGAACTAACACAAAATCAAGAGCTCAACACAATAACGTGGAGCAAAGAACTAGAAAACCACCACAAGCCTACAAGAAGCAGTAACATGATAAGGTCCCGGTGTCATCttcggcatagccatcaacaacccaGAGGATCAACACCTTTCCATTCATTAACGCTGGTCGCGGACATGTGGATAACTTGTGCAACATCTTTGCTTTGATTCTGGAAGATCCGCCTAtttctttccaaccatatattcCAAATAATTGCGCTAAAACACCTTAGTCACTGCTTTCGAGCCTCCGTACTCCTCGATTCCTCTGTCCAACTTAGAAAATGCTCTTTCATCGTACCCGGGCAAGACCATTGGTATCCACGTCCTGATTTTCAAGCACTCCACACCTGCCAAGCGAATGCACAGTCTAAAAACAAGTGATGTACCCATTCCACATCATTATTGCATAAAACACATACGTTATCTTCCTGTCTAATAATGCCAAAACGACTCAACCTATCCTTTGTATTCACCCTGCCTATCAACACAAACCAAGTAAACAGCTCCACTATTTGTGGAACCAAACCTTTCCAAATAgttctttttgtattttatttaatttattttccgcCCTTAAAATTCTCCTTTTGTTCTTATTGCTTTTGGACATAAAATTATTGTGAAAATGACTTTAGATGTGTGTTGTAGCAGCATCTATaatttttagctttttttttttgtgacattTCACTTTGATTTGTGTATGTCCTATTATTTCCCAATAAGTTACCGACctgaattgagttttgaaaagcaagatttcttccttttattttcaGTTACCCACTCCAGTTGGAAATTCCTTCACAAAGATTAATATTAGATTACAAAATCCCCAAACACTGGCTCACGCGTTTTTCATGATGCGAAGCTAAGCGAAGTTCTTATAGAGAAATGCAAGGATATCCGGGTAGATGAAAGGATGCAAGGTCTTATAGAGAAGAGGGAGATGAGTAGTTTAGAACTAGGTTGGGTTGCGTTTGGTGTCTCCGGGTTTGTTTGGTAAACTCAAATTCGAAATTCTTGATCTTCTCGCTCCTTATCATCGCAGTTTGAGGGAGTAAATACCCATAGtagtccctgagattcacgcAATTACTCATAGTAATCCCTAAGATTTCGATTTCCCTATTGTAGTCCTCCAGATAGAGCTCCGAGCACTCAAACTAGTCCCTGGCCATATTTcaggtgatgactcatcaccggAACGCTGACGTGGCCTAGGATTGCCACGTGGGACAtgtccaaaacgacgtcgttttgggttTGGCGCCCTTGAAAGCCAAAAACGACGCCGTATAGTTGTTACTTAATATGAAAAACAGTTTTCTCCACCAACACAAACACttcgtctcttcttcttccaccttcTGAGTTCTTCTTCATCTCCCCAACAATGGCGTAGCCGTAGGGTTGTATGTGCTGGGTTAACAAAAATTTGAGAGAGGAAGTCATCTAATCAGAAGTTGTTGTTGCTCTTCCCTTCCCTTTGTTCACCACAAAGACGAGGTTCTGACGTTGTGATCGGACTCAaggtaacctttttttttttttaagtttgcaTTTTGAATACAGTATTGTTTGATGATAGCATTGGTCAGTGTTGTTGAGGTTCTGGAGTTTTGGTGTCATTGTAGTGTCTAGGGTTTGAATGTTGGTTGGGGTTTGTGGGGTTGCTGTAATACCAATGAAACAGGGAAGAAACAGGGATTAGTATGGaggtttgaaaaaaaaagttttcttgtggtgattatttttcctttttaatgcatGAGTAGGCTTTCAAATTCTCCCTATGtattgtaaaaattttaaatttcttgcagATGGAGGAGAAGTTGGACATCATGTTTCATCATGGGGGTGACTTCAAAAAAAATGCAGAAGGAATTATGATATATTCTCCGGACAATAAGGCCTGTTTAGGTGATCTAGACACTGATACTTTGGATGTGTTCTACATAAGGAACTACCATAGGGAGCTTGGGTACAATGACATTAAACAGTGCTGGTGGTATGTTCCTGGAAAATGTTTGGAGAAGGGGTTGAGAAATGTAAACAGTGACATAGAGATAAGAGAGATGGTGAATTGTGCTAGGACAAATGAGGGATTGATTGATATATATTTCGAGCATACAGTGTCAGTGCCGGAGGTGTTAGAGGGAGATAACACAGTTGTGTACTTGGATGATCATGGTGGAGAGGGATGTAATGCAGGTACAGATACTGATGTGAGTCCCCCAGTTACAGAGACTCATGCAATCATAGTTGCTCCTCCTATCCCTAAGGTTGTACCCAACACTTCTTGCAAATCCAGTCCCAAAAAAAACAGAACATCTCCACGGCAATCACAACCATCACACTCCAAAACTGCCAATCCTTCCAAGACAACCAAACCTGTGAAGAAGAACAACTCCCCAAAAGTCACCAAGCCCACCAAGCCCACCCAGCTCACCAAGCCCACCAAAATCAGCCAGCCCACGAAATCCAGTCAGAACACCAAATCAGATAGGAGCAAGAAGCAGAAACTGTTTAAGAGACCAAGTATTTCCAGGAGACCCTGCACACGGTCTGCTGCTAGAGGATTTACTAGCAAAGTGTTTAACAATGAAGTTCCCTTTGATGTATCTTCTGATTCCTCTGATAGTGAAGAGGATAGCATGTTCAAGCCAGGTCCGGATGAGGGTAGTTCCTCTGAATCTGAGGCTACAGGGATTGATCCTAAAACTGGGAGTAGGATTAGGAGAAACATGATACATGCTACGGTGGGTAAGAGAAATATTAGTCCACTAGGTAAAGGGAAGGAGAAGATATTACATGAAGACGATGGTTTGGTGGAGGAGGTGAGCGACGCTGAGGTTGACCTTGGGTTTGTGGGTTGTGTTCATGAAGGGGTAGAGGATGACCTAGACCCAGGTGTTGACTCAGATGGCACCAATTCTTGGCACTCGGAGGAGATGAAGACGCCTCCAAACTCAGAAGATGAGCTGGAGGAAGGAAATGAATCTGAAGAGGCAAATTCGCTGTTTAGGGAGGGTGCAAGGTTTGGAGAGCTGCACCTTGAGGTAGGCATGAAGTTCGAAACTAAATGGGAATTTAGAGAAGCTGTGAGAGAATATACAATCCAAGAGGGAAGGAGCATAAAGATAGTGAAAAATGATAACATTAGGTACAGGGCGGTGTGTAAGGTGAAAGAGTGCCCATGGGTGGCTTATGCATCAAGAGACCATGAAGACACATGTTGACAAATTAAGACATTCAATGATGACCACACTTGCCCAAGAGAGGACAAGAATAGGGCTGCCAACAGGAATTGGGTATGCAGCAAGCTTGTGAAGAAGGTGAGAAAGTATCCAAATTTTAGACACTGCGAGGCTACAACTTACTTCAAGACACGGTTTGACTTGACTCTGAATAAAAACTCAATATCCAGGGCATTAATGGATGCAAGAAGTGTAGTGTATGGGGATGAAAAAGAACAATATAGGATGGTTAGGGATTATGGTATGACGCTGTTGAAGACTAATCCCGGTTCCACTATACAAATATGCACCACCCCCCAACCAGATGGTGAAGTTACCTTTGATAGAATGTATATATGCTTAAGTGGCTGCAAAAACGGGTTCAAGGCTGGTTGCCGTCCTTTGATAGGTTTGGATGGTGCTTTCCTGAAGACCCGGTTTGGTGGACAGATTTTGTCAGCCGTGGGGTTAGATGCTAATCATCATATCTATGTCATAGCCTGGGCTATTGTCAGAGTGGAGAATACAGAGACATGGAGATAGTTTCTCGAGCTACTTCATCAGGACTTGGGTCATTATAAAGAGCATGACTGGTGCTTCATATCGGATATGCAAAAGGTGTGACTTAATTTGAATGTCTCTATTTGATTTTATGTGATCTTATATTAAGAATTGTTTTGTTATGCTTTCTGTGAATGATTGTGCTTTCATTAGATTTGGCTGGTTAGCTTTTAGTGTAAGACCTTTGATCATTGGATTATTGGATTTTGGTGGTTAGTTATAAGGGAATTCAGATTTCTGCTGTTATGCTTACTTGAATAATTGTAGCTTCCATTCGAGTATGatggttatttattttgttaagaaTTTTGCTGTTTTGCTTATCTGCATAGACTGTGAGATGATTGGATCTTCATGGTTACTTATTAGGTGTGCTGTTATGCTTGCTTGAAGAATTGTGCTTTCATTATGATTGTAGTGCATCTTATAGAGAACTTGTAATTACTGGTTTTGTCATTAATCGAGCTGTTCTATTAAACGCTAGGGACCTTTATGGGTCACGACCCTCAATTATAGGGACTATTATGGGGATGTTAATCAAATGTTAGGGACTATTATGTGTAACGATTATAATGTCAGGGACGATTATGTGTCTAACATTTACTGAATTTGGTAGGGACTGATATCAGCAGTGAAAGCGGTGATGCCTGATGTGCATCACCGTTTCTGCGTCTGGCATTTATggaaaaatttcaacaagaactgGAAGGACTTACAGCTAAGGGGACTTCTGTGGGAATGTGCAAGGGCAACAACATACCAAGAATTCAGGGATGGAATGGAGAAGATCAAAAGGTTAAATGAGGATGCCTGGGCATACTTAGAGAAGTGGCCTATGAATGCTTGGACCAGAAGCTTATTCAGTCATAAGCCGAAATTGGATAGCATCTGTAACAACGCCTGCGAAGTGTTCAATGCTAAGATCAAGGATGCACGAGCCAAACCCATCATAACATTGCTGGAGGAGGTAAGGATGTTTGTTATGCGAACCATAGCGAAAAACAAGGTGAAGCTGCAGAATCACACCGGGAAGCTCACACCTGTTATAAAGAGCAGGCTGGAGAAGGTGAGGAAAGAATCCAAGCATTGGAAGCCTATTTGGACTGGGGATAACGGATACGAAAAATTTGAGGTGCACAGACATCCAACCAACCATGTTGTGGACATAGGAAAGAGACTGTGCACATGCCAATTTTGGATGCTAACGGGTAAGTTAATTGTGTTTATGCATTTTACTTTCTTCAGCCATAA contains:
- the LOC112772952 gene encoding protein NUCLEAR FUSION DEFECTIVE 4 isoform X1, whose protein sequence is MVVSMQRKNKLKEFIGHKWVVFVCAIWDMSFAGTSYMFGSISPVIKSSMGYNQQQVAFLSVAKDLGDNVGLLAGKISEVSPTWRLILVGIIHNVFGYGLVWLVVTHRLPSLPLWMLCFFIFLGQNGSTYYNTAALVSCVQSFPESRGPVVGILKGFVGLSGAIWTQIVAMISFPDQASLIFVIAVGPAMVSCALMFIIRPVESYNKQSSRSSEDGSGFMFIYSVCLLLAAYLMGVLMLENMFNLDHNTITLIAIVLIILILLPIIVPIFMIFFTQPQNLDQESLLQPETRTSTSTRVVDDETSASSCLVKEDKAQKQTGLPVTERPGKIVKFQAKLSRVISEAVKKLKQKNGPHRGDDFTLSQALMKADFLIMFFSIVLGCGSGLTMINNMGQICQSLGDNNVNMYISVISISNFLGRVGGGFFSEVIVRNFAYSRLLALAVVQGMMAVGLSYYAMGLVGQVYVVAISMGFGYGAHWSIAIAAASEIFGLKNFGTLYNFLTVASPTGSLFLSGFVASKIYDYYAEQQAKQRMQSLKASLNFTLPYVARNEESLVCEGNICFSLTCIIFAVVCLFAAALSLILVCRTKRFYAQLHVKSLS
- the LOC112772952 gene encoding protein NUCLEAR FUSION DEFECTIVE 4 isoform X2 — encoded protein: MVVSMQRKNKLKEFIGHKWVVFVCAIWDMSFAGTSYMFGSISPVIKSSMGYNQQQVAFLSVAKDLGDNVGLLAGKISEVSPTWRLILVGIIHNVFGYGLVWLVVTHRLPSLPLWMLCFFIFLGQNGSTYYNTAALVSCVQSFPESRGPVVGILKGFVGLSGAIWTQIVAMISFPDQASLIFVIAVGPAMVSCALMFIIRPVESYNKQSSRSSEDGSGFMFIYSVCLLLAAYLMGVLMLENMFNLDHNTITLIAIVLIILILLPIIVPIFMIFFTQPQNLDQESLLQPETRTSTSTRVVDDETSASSCLVKEDKAQKQTGLPVTERPGKIVKFQAKLSRVISEAVKKLKQKNGPHRGDDFTLSQALMKADFLIMFFSIVLGCGSGLTMINNMGQICQSLGDNNVNMYISVISISNFLGRVGGGFFSEVIVRKNRIRRV